A DNA window from Halomicrobium mukohataei DSM 12286 contains the following coding sequences:
- a CDS encoding ABC transporter ATP-binding protein: MALLDVADIETYYGESHVLEGVSLSVERGDVVALMGRNGVGKTTTLRSILQLTPPRSGSVTYDGTDLVGRRTHEVAAMGVGWIPEDRRIFTQLSVAENLRVSVPDGDDDAEALSIAFETFPILEQRRDQAAGTLSGGQQQMLALGRGLVGDNDLLLVDEPSEGLAPQIVADVADALAAAASETTMLLVEQNLPLALDLADRFYVLDNGRVVDEGDADAVSADDDRLRRYLSA, encoded by the coding sequence GTGGCCCTGCTCGACGTGGCCGACATCGAGACGTACTACGGCGAGAGCCACGTCCTCGAAGGCGTCTCTCTGTCGGTCGAACGTGGCGACGTGGTCGCGTTGATGGGTCGCAACGGCGTCGGGAAGACGACGACGCTGCGCTCGATCCTCCAGTTGACGCCCCCGCGGTCGGGGAGCGTGACCTACGACGGGACCGACCTCGTCGGCCGCCGGACGCACGAGGTCGCGGCGATGGGCGTCGGGTGGATTCCCGAGGACCGACGGATCTTCACCCAGCTGAGCGTCGCGGAGAACCTCCGCGTGTCGGTGCCCGACGGCGACGACGACGCCGAGGCGCTGTCGATCGCCTTCGAGACGTTCCCGATCCTCGAACAGCGCCGCGATCAGGCGGCCGGCACGCTCTCGGGGGGCCAACAGCAGATGCTCGCACTCGGCCGCGGACTGGTCGGGGACAACGATCTCCTGCTGGTGGACGAACCCAGCGAGGGGCTCGCCCCCCAGATCGTCGCCGACGTGGCCGACGCACTGGCCGCGGCCGCCAGCGAGACGACGATGCTGCTGGTCGAGCAGAACCTCCCGCTGGCGCTGGATCTGGCCGACCGATTCTACGTCCTCGACAACGGGCGGGTCGTCGACGAGGGCGACGCCGACGCGGTGTCGGCCGACGACGACCGGCTCAGGAGGTACCTATCTGCATGA
- a CDS encoding AMP-binding protein has protein sequence MSEHGPQRWVGDWSARRRALSPDRIGLVDATSGAEYTYRQLDRRANGCARLLADHGVTREGGADPDAGGRVAVLSRNRPEFVDLFFATGKTGGVLAPLSHRLAPPELGTLLDDVAPSLLVVEEPFADDAAEALADADIDCPVRSLATAGETTWDRLDESLPTDRSPYDGPTLEPADPHLFLHTGGSTGTPKETVVSHEAIVWNATNTVTAWGLRPDDVTPLTFPMFHTGGWNVLTVPVFHMGGTVVLAREFDPGEVLELIEARSATLLVAVPAVLRMMVDHDRWAETDLSTLRLAKSGGGPCRESVLSAWWDRGVDLSQGYGLTECGPNNFAMPDDWPREKADTVGVPNVHVDVRIVDDTGVELPRGEVGELHLRSPHAATEYWHRPEETAATFRDDGWLATGDLARIDDDGYVSIEGRKKNMYISGGENVFPAEVEDAVSAHPKVEDAVVVPVDDDQWGEVGRAVVVGDDSLTLDELASFLDGRLARYKRPRDLVFVSALPRSGPDKIDRDAVADEYGC, from the coding sequence ATGTCTGAGCACGGTCCCCAGCGGTGGGTGGGTGACTGGAGCGCACGCAGGCGGGCGCTGTCGCCCGACCGGATCGGACTGGTCGACGCGACCAGCGGCGCGGAGTACACCTACAGACAACTCGACCGCCGCGCCAACGGCTGTGCCCGCTTGCTGGCCGATCACGGCGTGACCCGCGAGGGCGGGGCAGATCCGGACGCGGGCGGCCGCGTCGCCGTACTCTCACGAAACCGTCCCGAGTTCGTCGATCTGTTCTTCGCGACTGGCAAGACCGGCGGCGTGCTCGCGCCGCTCTCCCATCGCCTGGCACCGCCGGAACTCGGGACGCTGCTCGACGACGTTGCCCCGTCGCTACTCGTCGTCGAGGAGCCCTTCGCCGACGACGCGGCCGAGGCCCTCGCCGACGCCGACATCGACTGTCCGGTGCGCTCGCTGGCGACGGCGGGCGAGACGACCTGGGACCGCCTCGACGAATCGCTGCCGACCGACCGATCCCCCTACGACGGACCGACGCTGGAGCCGGCAGACCCACACCTGTTCTTGCACACCGGCGGCTCGACGGGGACCCCCAAAGAGACCGTCGTCAGCCACGAGGCGATCGTCTGGAACGCGACCAACACCGTCACCGCCTGGGGGCTGCGACCGGACGACGTGACGCCGCTGACGTTCCCGATGTTCCACACCGGCGGGTGGAACGTGTTGACGGTCCCGGTCTTTCACATGGGCGGGACCGTCGTCCTCGCCCGAGAGTTCGATCCCGGTGAGGTGCTCGAACTGATCGAGGCGCGGTCGGCCACGCTCCTCGTCGCCGTCCCGGCGGTGTTGCGGATGATGGTCGACCACGATCGATGGGCCGAAACCGACCTCTCGACGCTGCGACTCGCCAAGTCCGGCGGCGGCCCCTGCCGAGAGTCGGTGCTGTCGGCGTGGTGGGACCGCGGCGTCGACCTCTCACAGGGGTACGGGCTGACCGAGTGTGGCCCCAACAACTTCGCGATGCCCGACGACTGGCCCAGAGAGAAGGCCGACACAGTCGGCGTCCCGAACGTCCACGTCGACGTGCGGATCGTCGACGACACCGGTGTGGAGCTGCCCCGCGGTGAGGTCGGTGAGCTCCATCTCCGGTCGCCCCACGCGGCGACGGAGTACTGGCACCGGCCGGAGGAAACCGCCGCGACGTTCCGTGACGACGGCTGGCTCGCGACCGGCGACCTCGCGCGAATCGACGACGACGGCTACGTCAGTATCGAGGGCCGCAAGAAGAACATGTACATCAGCGGCGGCGAGAACGTCTTCCCCGCGGAAGTCGAGGACGCCGTCTCCGCCCATCCGAAGGTCGAGGACGCCGTCGTCGTGCCCGTCGACGACGACCAGTGGGGCGAGGTCGGTCGCGCCGTCGTCGTCGGCGACGACTCGCTCACGCTCGACGAACTCGCGTCCTTTCTGGACGGCCGACTCGCGCGGTACAAGCGGCCGAGAGACCTCGTCTTCGTCTCTGCGCTTCCCCGCAGCGGTCCGGACAAGATCGACCGCGACGCGGTCGCTGACGAGTACGGTTGCTGA
- the ppc gene encoding phosphoenolpyruvate carboxylase — protein MNLHAREINEDVRELGELLGEVIEAQTSTEGFETVENIRTSSIDYRRGDADDRDDVERTLDRLSPDMQDIVARAFTTYFELINLAEERQRVREIREGSQEGVLEDSVTDAVEKLSERGADPETLERVLDDVLIEPTFTAHPTEARRKTVKAKLRSVAGDLEVLDEVRLTDSEQEDIEDDLAAEVTSLWQTPQVRDRRPEVTDEALNVQWYIENVLFEVIDEVYDELEDAIDEEYDGDVDVPKLYEFRSWAGSDRDGNPFVTPEITEETLERQRDVVLPLYRDRLKELSGVLSQDASNIDTTDAFDERLADHKEALPGVASEAEERYPDEPYRQKLKLMREGVLRVGDVRSGGYSDSSDLLADLRAIADDLRANDADVIAEAHVDPLVRKVDTFGFTLAGLDMRDHRKMHTDAIAETVDRDGIDYADMDEDERVEFLTEAILQDGQIVDMEDVDGLSDDSARVIRRFRKLADWQREFGVDAIDTYAISWCEEASHVLEVLFLGDQAGIVDLPGYCGLDIVPLLESKYALDGARRIMGTLFENDAYEEALAARNGVQEIMLGYSDSNKENGYLAANWSLYRNQKRLAAITDDFDVEMRLFHGRGGSISRGGGPMNDAMLALPNETVTGQIKFTEQGEAIAEKYANEAIAERNLEQMLNAQVRSRYNALEEPVEEVPEAWEDAMETASEAARQKYESLLQTEGFVDFFEQATPISVIENLNMGSRPASRSGDRSVEDLRAIPWVFSWTQARCIIPGWYSIATGLQAYLDDGGDVETLQEMYEEWPFFQTKLDNASLALARTDFDIAEEYAALADDDLRERIFPDIRQEYEDTVDIVTEITGRDSLLKREWLEQNLDRRNPYVDPLNLLQVRLLAQSHLTETERRTLRLTVQGIAAGMKNTG, from the coding sequence ATGAATTTGCACGCCAGGGAAATAAACGAGGACGTGCGCGAGCTGGGGGAGCTCCTCGGGGAAGTGATCGAAGCACAGACGTCCACCGAAGGGTTCGAGACCGTCGAGAACATCCGAACGTCGTCGATCGACTACCGCCGCGGCGACGCCGACGACCGCGACGACGTGGAACGGACGCTCGACCGTCTCTCGCCGGACATGCAGGACATCGTCGCCCGTGCGTTTACCACCTACTTCGAACTGATCAACCTCGCAGAGGAGCGCCAGCGGGTCCGCGAGATCCGCGAGGGGAGCCAGGAGGGCGTGCTCGAAGACAGCGTCACCGACGCCGTCGAGAAGCTCTCCGAGCGGGGAGCAGACCCAGAGACTCTCGAACGAGTCCTCGACGACGTGCTCATCGAGCCGACGTTTACCGCCCACCCGACCGAGGCGCGACGCAAGACGGTCAAGGCCAAGCTCCGGTCGGTCGCCGGCGACCTCGAAGTGCTCGACGAGGTCCGGCTCACGGACAGCGAACAGGAGGACATCGAGGACGACCTCGCCGCGGAGGTCACGAGCCTCTGGCAGACGCCACAGGTCCGCGACCGCCGCCCGGAAGTGACCGACGAGGCGCTCAACGTCCAGTGGTACATCGAGAACGTCCTCTTCGAAGTGATCGACGAGGTCTACGACGAACTCGAAGACGCAATCGACGAGGAGTACGACGGCGACGTCGACGTGCCCAAGCTCTACGAGTTCCGCTCGTGGGCCGGCTCCGACCGTGACGGCAACCCCTTCGTCACGCCCGAGATCACCGAGGAGACCCTGGAACGCCAGCGCGACGTCGTGCTCCCGCTGTACCGGGACCGCCTCAAGGAGCTGTCGGGCGTGTTGAGCCAGGACGCCAGCAACATCGACACGACCGACGCCTTCGACGAGCGGCTCGCGGACCACAAGGAAGCGCTGCCGGGCGTCGCCAGCGAGGCCGAGGAACGCTATCCCGACGAGCCCTACCGCCAGAAGCTGAAGCTGATGCGGGAAGGCGTGCTCCGGGTGGGCGACGTTCGCTCCGGGGGCTACTCGGATTCGAGCGACCTGCTGGCCGACCTCCGGGCCATCGCCGACGACCTCCGTGCCAACGATGCCGACGTGATCGCCGAGGCCCACGTCGACCCGCTGGTCCGCAAGGTCGACACGTTCGGCTTCACGCTGGCCGGACTGGACATGCGCGACCACCGCAAGATGCACACCGACGCCATCGCGGAGACCGTCGACCGCGACGGCATCGACTACGCCGACATGGACGAAGACGAGCGCGTCGAGTTCCTCACCGAGGCCATCCTGCAGGACGGCCAGATCGTCGACATGGAAGACGTCGACGGCCTCTCTGACGACTCGGCCCGCGTCATCCGACGGTTCCGCAAGCTGGCCGACTGGCAGCGCGAGTTCGGCGTCGACGCCATCGACACCTACGCGATCAGCTGGTGTGAGGAAGCCAGTCACGTGCTGGAAGTGCTCTTCCTGGGCGACCAGGCCGGTATCGTCGATCTGCCGGGCTACTGCGGGCTCGACATCGTCCCCCTGCTGGAGTCGAAGTACGCGCTCGACGGCGCGCGACGCATCATGGGCACGCTGTTCGAGAACGACGCCTACGAGGAGGCACTGGCGGCCCGCAACGGCGTCCAGGAGATCATGCTGGGCTACTCAGACTCCAACAAGGAGAACGGCTACCTCGCCGCCAACTGGTCGCTGTACCGCAACCAGAAGCGACTGGCGGCGATCACCGACGACTTCGACGTGGAGATGCGACTGTTCCACGGCCGGGGCGGCTCGATCTCCCGGGGCGGCGGCCCGATGAACGACGCGATGCTGGCCCTGCCCAACGAGACCGTGACGGGCCAGATCAAGTTCACCGAGCAGGGCGAAGCCATCGCCGAGAAGTACGCCAACGAAGCCATCGCGGAGCGCAACCTCGAACAGATGCTCAACGCGCAGGTTCGCTCCCGGTACAACGCCCTCGAAGAGCCCGTCGAAGAGGTCCCAGAAGCGTGGGAGGACGCCATGGAGACCGCCTCCGAGGCGGCCCGCCAGAAGTACGAATCGCTCCTCCAGACGGAGGGATTCGTCGACTTCTTCGAGCAGGCGACGCCGATCTCTGTGATCGAGAACCTCAACATGGGCTCTCGTCCCGCCTCCCGCTCGGGCGACCGCAGCGTCGAGGACCTGCGAGCGATCCCGTGGGTGTTCTCCTGGACCCAGGCCCGCTGTATCATCCCCGGCTGGTACTCGATCGCGACGGGGCTGCAGGCGTATCTCGACGACGGCGGCGACGTGGAGACCCTCCAGGAGATGTACGAGGAGTGGCCGTTCTTCCAGACCAAACTGGACAACGCGTCCCTCGCGCTGGCACGCACCGACTTCGACATCGCCGAGGAGTACGCCGCGCTGGCCGACGACGACCTCCGGGAACGGATCTTCCCCGACATCCGCCAGGAGTACGAGGACACCGTCGACATCGTCACGGAGATCACTGGCCGTGATAGCCTCCTCAAGCGCGAGTGGCTCGAACAGAACCTCGACCGCCGGAACCCCTACGTCGACCCGCTCAACCTCCTGCAGGTGCGCCTGCTCGCACAGAGCCACCTCACGGAGACCGAGCGCCGGACGCTGCGCCTGACCGTTCAGGGCATCGCCGCCGGCATGAAAAACACCGGATAG
- a CDS encoding branched-chain amino acid ABC transporter permease codes for MTLALELAQQVLLQVGFVDGLAEFVRPGTFAEVVLRGLSKAAIYVMIAAGLTLIFGLLGVLNFAHGALTMIGAYLGGLVMVLTVAQGTGPWARLALFFVAMAVVFGLLSALGGSIEVSLIRPLYDRPPIYQILLTFGVTLVLEELARIVVGFYGLQPLAEWQAALGTIPAFLETSQSLGPVSVRGLALFEIFLGALTVAAIWGFLTRTRYGLFIRAGSEDSEMAEALGIDVRRVFTVVFALGAGVAGVAGTLLMWDPVWGASVPLAAESLLPAFVVVIIGGLGTFRGTVVGGLIVGLVDATTTWWFQNVVVEWTWLPEVAIFMILVVALIVRPQGIYGVEEVGGH; via the coding sequence ATGACGCTCGCGCTCGAACTGGCCCAGCAGGTCCTCTTGCAGGTGGGTTTCGTCGACGGCCTCGCCGAGTTCGTCCGGCCGGGCACGTTCGCTGAGGTCGTCCTCCGGGGGCTCTCGAAGGCGGCGATCTACGTCATGATCGCGGCCGGGCTGACGCTGATCTTCGGGCTGCTGGGCGTGCTGAACTTCGCCCACGGTGCGCTGACGATGATCGGGGCGTACCTCGGCGGCCTCGTGATGGTCCTGACGGTGGCACAGGGAACGGGGCCGTGGGCTCGGCTGGCGCTGTTTTTCGTGGCGATGGCGGTCGTCTTCGGCTTGCTGTCGGCACTGGGTGGGTCCATCGAGGTGAGCCTGATCCGGCCGCTGTACGATCGGCCGCCGATCTACCAGATCCTGCTGACCTTCGGCGTGACGCTCGTGCTCGAAGAGCTGGCCCGGATCGTCGTCGGCTTCTACGGCCTCCAGCCCCTCGCGGAGTGGCAGGCCGCGCTCGGGACGATCCCTGCTTTTCTGGAAACGTCGCAGTCGCTTGGCCCGGTCTCCGTGCGCGGACTCGCGCTGTTCGAGATCTTCCTCGGCGCGCTGACGGTCGCTGCCATCTGGGGATTCCTCACGCGCACGCGCTACGGCCTGTTCATCAGGGCCGGGAGCGAGGACAGCGAGATGGCGGAGGCGCTCGGCATCGACGTGCGGCGGGTCTTCACGGTCGTCTTCGCGCTGGGTGCGGGCGTCGCGGGCGTCGCCGGCACGCTCCTGATGTGGGACCCGGTCTGGGGAGCGAGCGTCCCGCTGGCCGCCGAGTCGCTGTTGCCGGCGTTCGTCGTCGTCATCATCGGCGGGCTCGGCACGTTCCGAGGGACGGTCGTGGGTGGGCTGATCGTCGGCCTCGTCGACGCGACGACGACCTGGTGGTTCCAGAACGTCGTCGTCGAGTGGACCTGGCTCCCGGAGGTCGCCATCTTCATGATCCTCGTCGTGGCGCTGATCGTCCGTCCGCAGGGGATCTACGGCGTCGAGGAGGTGGGGGGCCATTAG
- a CDS encoding ABC transporter substrate-binding protein, with product MNRTVTRRRAIRSLGAAGVVALAGCTGDGGDGDTAASGDGGDTETNMQDTSTTQSSSDSLTIGVLQPLSGDLAYYGQQGLWGLLSGLSYKADADPPTDVGTGTTTLSVGDVEYELIVRDTEFTADGAQSAATDLVSNEGVDMLFGCSSSGAASRVITNVVKASSVPMMVGPAASAGITSESETCGDLVYRASENTAMDARSGGRYVATETDVSRVYLFGADYSFGRAVVNNYRSVLESEGIEIVGERFVNQGYSEWDGLLENAEDAGAEGIVGGFTVATLPNLFSAFLSGEYSYRAFGGFATRITNAVVGQTMQRVLGDPLTEEKIEGAGLGPFTTRYHWNQYDNPINDAFVESYTNAYGVVPDLFTAGTFTGASAIHQAVTEGGSTDPDDITGALKGMTVTDTPKGENGYTFQEYNNQARSEMTVANPVPTQDQWADSWDSLIQPGDPLARISGDQVTIPADSDDMNCSL from the coding sequence ATGAACCGGACTGTCACGAGACGGCGTGCGATCCGATCGCTTGGTGCTGCGGGCGTCGTCGCGCTCGCGGGCTGTACCGGCGACGGTGGTGACGGCGACACGGCGGCGAGTGGCGACGGCGGCGACACGGAGACAAACATGCAAGACACGTCGACGACACAGTCGAGTTCGGACAGCCTCACGATCGGTGTCCTCCAGCCGCTCTCGGGGGACCTGGCGTACTACGGTCAGCAGGGCCTCTGGGGACTGCTCTCCGGGCTCTCGTACAAGGCCGACGCCGATCCGCCCACCGACGTGGGCACCGGGACGACGACACTCTCGGTCGGCGACGTGGAGTACGAGCTGATCGTCCGCGACACGGAGTTCACCGCCGACGGCGCGCAGTCGGCCGCGACGGATCTGGTGAGCAACGAAGGGGTCGACATGCTCTTTGGCTGTTCGTCCTCGGGTGCGGCCTCGCGTGTCATCACCAACGTCGTGAAGGCGTCGTCGGTCCCGATGATGGTCGGGCCGGCGGCGTCGGCGGGGATCACCTCCGAGAGCGAGACCTGCGGCGATCTGGTGTACCGTGCCAGCGAGAACACGGCGATGGACGCCCGCTCTGGCGGCCGGTACGTCGCCACCGAGACCGACGTATCACGGGTGTACCTGTTCGGCGCGGACTACAGCTTCGGCCGGGCCGTCGTCAACAACTACCGATCGGTGCTGGAGTCCGAGGGCATCGAGATCGTCGGCGAGCGGTTCGTCAACCAGGGGTACTCGGAGTGGGACGGGCTGCTGGAAAACGCCGAAGACGCGGGCGCGGAGGGGATCGTCGGCGGGTTCACCGTCGCGACGCTCCCGAACCTGTTCAGCGCTTTCCTCTCGGGCGAGTACTCCTATCGCGCCTTCGGCGGGTTCGCCACCCGGATCACGAACGCCGTCGTCGGCCAGACGATGCAGCGCGTGCTCGGCGACCCGCTCACAGAGGAGAAAATCGAGGGCGCGGGACTGGGACCGTTCACGACGCGCTACCACTGGAACCAGTACGACAACCCGATCAACGACGCCTTCGTCGAGTCGTACACGAACGCCTACGGCGTCGTTCCCGACCTCTTTACCGCAGGCACGTTCACGGGCGCGTCGGCGATCCACCAGGCCGTCACCGAGGGCGGCTCGACGGATCCGGACGACATCACGGGCGCGCTCAAGGGGATGACCGTCACCGACACGCCGAAAGGCGAGAACGGCTACACCTTCCAGGAGTACAACAATCAGGCCCGTTCGGAGATGACCGTCGCCAACCCCGTTCCGACACAGGACCAGTGGGCCGACAGCTGGGACTCGCTCATCCAGCCCGGCGACCCCCTGGCTCGGATCTCCGGGGATCAGGTAACGATTCCGGCAGACAGCGACGACATGAACTGCTCGTTGTAA
- a CDS encoding alpha/beta fold hydrolase, with translation MPTATHDGVTLAYERSGPADAETVAFVEGLSYGTWMWRWQREALSASYETLVWDNRGTGDSDEPPGPYTTEQMAGDFEAVLDDAGVETAHVVGASLGGMIAQQYALDYDRADSLTLIATTPGGEAAVPIPAATRQQMLNVPEEYDEAATIRHKMRPAVTDEFWEERSDVVDRIVEWRLETDPSEAAYEWQSAAAVGFDESDRLGEIDLPTLIVHGTADEVIPFENATLLDEAIPDSRLVAVDGGSHLCFIERADTVNEHLRSFLDDV, from the coding sequence ATGCCAACTGCCACGCACGACGGTGTGACGCTCGCCTACGAACGCTCGGGACCCGCAGACGCCGAGACGGTCGCGTTCGTCGAGGGGCTGAGCTACGGCACCTGGATGTGGCGCTGGCAGCGCGAGGCGCTCTCGGCGTCCTACGAGACGCTGGTCTGGGACAACCGCGGGACGGGCGACTCCGACGAGCCGCCGGGGCCGTACACCACCGAGCAGATGGCGGGCGACTTCGAGGCCGTGCTCGACGACGCTGGCGTCGAGACGGCCCACGTCGTGGGTGCGAGCCTGGGCGGGATGATCGCCCAGCAGTACGCGCTCGACTACGATCGGGCCGACTCGCTGACGCTGATCGCGACGACGCCGGGCGGCGAGGCGGCGGTCCCGATTCCGGCGGCCACTCGACAGCAGATGCTGAACGTCCCCGAGGAGTACGACGAGGCGGCGACGATCCGACACAAGATGCGTCCGGCCGTGACGGACGAGTTCTGGGAGGAACGGTCCGACGTGGTCGACCGCATCGTCGAGTGGCGACTGGAGACCGATCCCTCCGAGGCGGCCTACGAGTGGCAGAGCGCCGCCGCGGTCGGGTTCGACGAGAGCGACAGGCTCGGAGAGATCGACCTGCCGACGCTGATCGTCCACGGCACCGCCGACGAGGTGATCCCCTTCGAGAACGCGACCCTGCTCGACGAGGCGATTCCCGACAGTCGTCTGGTGGCCGTCGACGGCGGCTCGCACCTCTGTTTCATCGAGCGGGCAGACACCGTCAACGAACACCTCCGGTCGTTCCTCGACGATGTCTGA
- a CDS encoding helix-turn-helix domain-containing protein: protein MIELSMDVEQYDCPFIDTTADHALSFSAVHWDFDRRTRELETRMVVEGADREELSVGLETLRDHGNMNDCSLVARRDNVAQIRTVIAETDAMATIRSNDGYVTGPFYIEDGSEVWHVGFDASSEADSALSELDRNNEYEVVERTDTSLPEMGDLVQNAGAAMTLIEGCQDLSDTERETLEAAVSSGYFETPRDATLGSLADEFGVSKPAVSKNLRRGQRKMIHRVVTALDDIE, encoded by the coding sequence ATGATCGAACTATCAATGGACGTAGAGCAGTACGACTGTCCGTTTATCGATACGACGGCAGATCACGCTCTCTCCTTTTCGGCCGTCCACTGGGACTTCGATCGGCGAACGCGGGAGTTAGAGACGCGGATGGTCGTCGAGGGTGCCGACCGGGAGGAACTCTCCGTGGGCCTCGAAACGCTGCGCGACCACGGGAACATGAACGACTGCTCGCTCGTGGCGCGGCGCGACAACGTCGCCCAGATCAGGACGGTCATCGCCGAGACCGACGCGATGGCGACGATCAGGAGCAACGACGGCTACGTCACCGGCCCCTTCTACATCGAGGACGGGAGCGAGGTCTGGCACGTCGGATTCGACGCGAGTAGCGAGGCCGACAGCGCCCTCTCGGAGCTCGACCGGAACAACGAGTACGAGGTCGTCGAGCGCACCGACACCTCTCTCCCGGAGATGGGCGATCTGGTGCAAAACGCCGGTGCGGCGATGACGCTGATCGAGGGGTGTCAGGACCTCTCGGACACCGAACGCGAGACGCTGGAGGCCGCCGTCTCCAGTGGCTACTTCGAGACGCCACGGGACGCCACCCTCGGGAGCCTGGCCGACGAGTTCGGCGTGTCCAAGCCGGCGGTCTCGAAGAACCTCCGCCGGGGGCAACGGAAGATGATCCACCGCGTCGTCACGGCGCTGGACGACATCGAGTAG
- a CDS encoding ABC transporter ATP-binding protein, with protein sequence MLRTRGLTKRFGGITAVDGVDFDLGSELCSLIGPNGAGKTTFFDLLTGELEPTDGRIEFRHDGEWVDVTATPPSEIASLGVHRSYQITNVFPTSTVLENVRVAVQAHSDHSATFWRTSDAYEADLTAARDILERVGLSERADDLAQNLSHGAGRQLEVAIALAGDPDVLLLDEPNAGVSSESVDDIVALIEDVARDHAVLLVEHNMDIVMEVSDRVVVLNQGSVIADGDPSDVRADPAVQEAYLGGYETGDLAEDGDEPGEPEGVA encoded by the coding sequence ATGCTCAGGACGCGGGGACTCACGAAGCGGTTCGGCGGCATCACGGCGGTCGACGGCGTCGACTTCGACCTCGGGTCGGAGCTGTGCTCGCTGATCGGGCCCAACGGCGCGGGCAAGACGACGTTCTTCGACCTGCTGACGGGCGAACTGGAGCCGACAGACGGACGGATCGAGTTCCGTCACGACGGCGAGTGGGTGGACGTGACGGCGACGCCCCCGTCCGAGATCGCGAGCCTCGGCGTCCACCGCTCGTACCAGATCACGAACGTCTTCCCGACCTCGACGGTGCTCGAAAACGTCAGGGTCGCCGTACAGGCCCACAGCGACCACTCGGCGACGTTCTGGCGGACAAGCGACGCCTACGAGGCGGATCTGACCGCGGCTCGCGACATCCTCGAACGGGTCGGGCTGTCCGAGCGGGCCGACGACCTCGCTCAGAACCTCAGCCACGGAGCGGGCCGACAGCTCGAAGTGGCGATCGCGCTGGCCGGCGACCCGGACGTGCTCTTGCTCGACGAACCGAACGCCGGTGTCAGCTCCGAGAGCGTCGACGACATCGTCGCGCTCATCGAGGACGTGGCCCGGGACCACGCGGTCCTGCTCGTCGAGCACAACATGGACATCGTGATGGAGGTCTCGGACCGCGTGGTCGTCCTGAACCAGGGCTCGGTGATCGCCGACGGCGATCCCAGCGACGTGCGGGCCGATCCGGCCGTCCAGGAGGCGTATCTCGGCGGCTACGAGACCGGCGACCTGGCCGAAGACGGCGACGAGCCGGGCGAGCCCGAGGGGGTCGCGTAG